The DNA region GAACATTATAATGTTCTCAATGGCATTTATATACTTGTTCTACTATATGAAGAACAAGTAAAGGTATATAATATTCAGCAGACAGCAAAAGACACTTCCCTCCCAAATTCATAACTACCCAAAACCATTAAATATAAAGAGTTTAGATTTCTATTTACTAACATTACTTTCTTAAAATATATTCAGTTAACACACATAATTTGATAATATGCAAATTGTGATAAATATTGTTACATACACACGCAGACATACATTCATTTTGGTACATTAAAAATTGACTAAATTGGATTCTTAAATATCTCTTAAGTCACACGGTTCAAATGGAGAAACTTCATTTCCTTTAGCCTATTCTCCCAGCTTATTTAATTTTCTTCATGTTTATGACCTTCATTCACCAGAAAATCTACATATTGATTAGACTCTTTCCAAATATGTTTGCCGGTGGTCCTGTTGGCTTCCAATAAATATTTACAATTTTCAGTTATACCCCTAAGAGAATGACGTCGTATGTCCTCTTTGATAAGCTTGGCAAGAAGACACAATCTTGTTTGATGTTCCATAACTTTGTAATGAATGTATATAACTATTGGGTGCATGTGTGTAATATAGAACCATTGAGTGTAGTAGTGAAGTGGTAAATTCTCCTCTATCTTTATACAAAAATTTAGATTTCGAGCTCTGATTATGTAATCGTCATTGGTAGAAAACACTCACCCCTAATGTGAGACTTTTTGACGCAAATTCTAAATTAATTAAATCCCAATACAGATAACAACACCCGAATgcgaaacaaaaaaaaatacttatacatagaaGCTAAGAAACACATAAATGAAACTTCATCATTCAATTATTTCTTCTCACCCTCCAAAAAATGGGCCAAAAGTCTCTTCTCCAACCCCACAACCCCCCCGCCccccaaacacacacacatatccaCATACCCCCTCTCAGACCTTTATCTTATTCACATCCCAAAATCTTTAAACAAATAAAATCTCTCAACTTCACCTCCCAAGATTTAAACAACCAAGAAATGTTTGTCCCTTTACAAAAAACACTAGTGTTGCTAATTGTGCTCATTTTCTCTACTACCACAAATGCAACTTCAAGTGAAACCAAGAACTCAACTCATGAAATCTTCAATGTGAAAGAAACCATTGCCCAATATTTAGATACAAAAACCCAAACCCCATATGAAGAACAAGAAGACTTTCATCATGTTGATGAtgaaaatgtagaagaacaaggaaaCTGGAAGCTCAAGCTCATTCATAGAGACAAACTACACTTTTCCAGTTTCACTTATAATACTAGCAAAGTCTTTGAGGGTCGAATGGAAAGAGATTTGAGAAGGGTGTCTAGTCTCATTAAAAGAATAAGTGGTAGTGACGTGTACGGGGTCAATGAATTCGGGTCGGATATAGTTTCGGGTATGGACCAAGGAAGTGGAGAATATTTTGTTAGGATTGGTGTAGGTAGTCCAGCTAGGAACCAATATGTGGTCCTTGATTCTGGTAGTGATATTGTTTGGGTACAATGCCAGCCTTGTACAAAGTGTTATAGCCAATCCGACCCGGTATTCGACCCGTCTCTTTCCGTGTCGTTTACCGGGGTGCCTTGCGGGTCGTCGGTTTGTGACCGGGTAGAGAATTCGGGTTGTCATGCGGGTCGGTGCAAGTATGAAGTCATGTATGGTGATGGTTCATATACTAAAGGTACAATGGCTATTGAGACTTTAACATTTGGCCACACTATGGTTAGAAATGTGGCTATTGGGTGTGGACACAGTAATAGTGGCATGTTTACTGCAGCTGCTGGCTTATTGGGCCTTGGTGGTGGGTCCATGTCACTTGTGGGCCAACTTGGTGGGCAAACGGGTGGGGCATTTAGTTATTGTTTGGTGAGCCGGGGCACCGGGTCGAATGGGTCGCTCGAGTTCGGTCGCGGGGTATTACCCGTGGGTGCGGCATGGGTCCCGCTTATTCGAAATCCACTGACCCCGAGTTTTTACTATATCGGGTTATCGGGTCTTGGAATAGGAGGTGTTCGAGTACCGATATCGGAAGACGTGTTTAAGATAACCGAGCTCGGAGACGGTGGAGTGGTTATGGATACAGGGACGGCCGTGACACGATTGCCCTCTGAGGCGTACGTGGCATTTCGTGATGCGTTTGTAGCCGAAACCGCGAGCCTTCCTCGGGCACCAGCCGTCTCGATATTCGACACGTGTTATGACCTAGACGGGTTCGTGATGGTTCGGGTACCAACCGTTTCGTTCTTCCTTTCGGGTGGTCAAATTTTTACCCTTCCAGCTAGGAACTTTCTAATTCCAGTGAATGACAAGGGTACATTCTGTTTTGCATTTGCTCCATCACCATCAGGGCTTTCTATAATAGGAAATATCCAACAAGAAGGCATCCAAATTTCTTTTGATGGAGCAAATGGTTTTGTGGGATTTGGTCCCAATATTTGCTAGCTTATAATTAAATTATGTAAAGCGAAtgctcttgatttttttttttttttttgagagaaATGCGATGTAATTCTACAACAAGTGGAGTGAAATTTTGTCAGTATATTGTTATATAGTTTTAGATGTTTTAGAATGCTATGATTGAAGGTATGAAGTAAAGAATGTGGTTCTATTGCTAGTACTTTTTAATTAAGTAAACTTATGTGGCTACTCTTCACAGAACCTAATGATTATAATCCTAAAGGTATGTCCTTTACTTGTTTTAGGGAGTAACAGAGATTCTGCTAAACATTATTTTATATCCATTGACCAACTTTCCTCAATGAAGATATCTTTGGGAAGAGCTTTGTAATATAGTTATGCTTCTACTCATTATTTTCAAAATTAATCCACATTTTAAAGAAATTTACTTTCAAAATTTTTATTGGTGACCTAATAGTGTAAATATTTCGCTAACAATTTATATAATTTAAActccaaaaaaaattatatattatcagtatacaaaatttaaactccTAATTAAAAACACGGGTGTAGGAATTAGGAAAAGTGCTAAGTAAAAGTAAGGGTTAAATTATGATAGTCAAACATTTCTAGAGACACATGCATGGAGTCAAAAGTAGGTAAGAAAAAAGGGCATTTACTTGGGTACTAGAGCACCCTTTTTACAAAACAAGAGGATCCAAGAGAaccctttttttcttcttcccaACCCCtcactctttctttctttctttttttctcacTAATTGAGTTGAAATAATTCAAAGTCCCCACATATAATGGACATGATGCTGACAAAACAATAGGGCTTCTCATTGCATTGTCCCAACACTTGATTTTTCCTatctttattttttcaaaattttgagagATTCCTTTACTTACTTTCTTTCTTTATGagtgaatttgtttttggttTCGCACCCGGTGTTCGATATCCGTATTGAAGCCCGATTAAATTCGCATTCGCGCCGGAAAGTCCCACATTGAAAGGCAAAACGTTCCCTCACAAATGCAGCTCCATTTCTTTATTAGTGAATGACTATATGTGTTGGTTATAACTTTATTTACTACTTAGTACACACTAAATATGGAGTAACGGAACGAACTTAACATATTACTTTTTCTGAAAAATCATACTACCCTCAAATATGGAGTAATAGTACAAACTTAACATAACACATTGATAAATGAATGATTTCCCTTAATAATTCATTAAATTTGTAAAGATTTAAAGTTGGAGAGATCAAAAGTGCACATACAGATTGATTGAAGATTAAAATATGCTTAACCAGAAAATTACAAAAATCAAAATCAGGATTGTATCATATTGGAGAGATTAACAATGTTAGTTCCCTatttacacacacatatacattcaAACTCTAAAAGAGACGAAAGGCTATATGTAGAAATACCATCTGTTCTTCAtatttatctctttttttttttctcatataCATAAAGCAATGTATAAAAAAAGGCAATCCGGTGCATTAAGCTTTCACTATACGCGGAGTCCGAAAAAAAGCCGGATCACAAGGGTCTATAGTATGATGACACAGAAAATTAATACAGTGACAGTACAGACAAGAAAGGAAAAGATTGAAACAAGTGCAAATGTTCAAAATCATGAGCAGAAGGGAGCCACCACCTTGGTGGACATGTGAAACCAATTACTAGCTAGGAGTTTTGGTCTACCTTTGTTACAGCCGATGTTGGAAGTTTGTTCAACCAATCACTTTTAGTAAAGGCGTTTGCTTGTTCGATTTATGAGACTTTTGCACAATTGAGATTGCAATTCTTATATACTAGTAGATTTTACCTTGTAGTGTTGGCTAATACTATTCTAATCATGAAAGGAGGTGCACGGAGTATTCCATAATTATAGAGAATATGAGGAAGGGCCGCATCCCAGACGATATTATATAGGTATAGTATATCTTATCAGAAATATTGATGGCTGATTTCAGGACTATAATCTATTAAAACAACTTTTTATCCCGGTCCAATTTTTTTCTAATCATAACAAGAtaaataatttgtttttttttcttttgttcaaaCATAAAAAGGGAAATATTAACTTATATGGAAGTGATAAAACTTAAAGTACATATTGCTATACATACAAAAGTGTGTCATAGTGGTCAATGATATGAGATAAAAAGTCAAAATTGGTAGCCAGAATTACTTGATACATGTTAGAATCAAGAGATTACTATCATGACAAAAATTATAACCGATAGCAAGGGCGCAACTTATTTCTTAACTAATTTTATCAAGCAAACATCATGTTTAACCATGACTTTAAACTCAGGCCATCACTTGGGATTGCCATAGGCAAGGATGTTGACATTACCTAACATTTTGTGTTGATAGAAGACACTATCAAGTATCCATAGAAATATACGAGACGCGTGAAAAATTGTTTGGCTGTATTAGAAACACACGCATTAATTGCTACGCATATAAACAAAAAAACAGAAATGAGTGTTACATGTAAGTTAAATTGAAAATGGATCTTCAATATGTAGTGGGTACATATATTACTGTTAAGATCACATGAACCTTATTTCTCTCTCCGACCCAAGAATTTCAAAATTTAGCCTTGATGTGACCCCACAAAACTCAACATAATTTCTTGATGAAATTGGTGAAATGAAAGGAATCAATAAAGGCAAAGCCTGTCTTTGCTCAAAGACTAGGATCCATAAGAGgatatacacttttttttttgttgctaaaatAGGATATACACTTTACCACAAAGAAGGTGAGAATATATTTTTGTACTAATGAACCTTAAATTGTTTGGAAATTATTCGAACTTACTACTTATGTGTAAAGGACATTTTTTCAAGAATAGCAAAGGCGCCAAGTGAAAGACGAAATGCTAAGATTGTGTTAAGAGCAAGCATGctttatttctcttcttttacTTTTTCCTTTGTTTTAAAAATATACTTTATTCTTCCTGATTTGGAGTAAAGTTTGGGTGTCAAATGAGCGGATGAGCTTAATTTAAACAAATCAAAATGGACAAAGTTAATAGATGGATATAGATTAATTAACTCACCcaaattttattgtaaaaatctcACGTTTTATCCTATTTGGACACCATTATATAACATgcacctagttttttttttttttttttttgcacgtcTAACTTTTGAAACAACTTCAAACATGTTGAATTTGAAGTTTCACACATATAGCTGAAGTTCAGGCAAAAAATGACTAAAGTCCATACAAAAATAACTGAattaagtcatatatatatggcTGAAATTCAGGCAAAAAATGGTCGAACTTCAATCATATAAAACTTCAAACACTACAAATGTGAAGTTGTTCAGAAGTGGATAGACTTGCAATTTTTTACGTAATGTAGGTATGACTTAAATGGAGGTCCCAAAATCGGGCATACGTGCACTTCGACCAAGGTTACTTTAGTTGATAACTTGATATGAATCATAGCTTAACCCACTCAACTCTTATcaaattttattttcttataaattggTTAATTACCTAATAAAACGTTTTTATTTATTACGACTAtctaacatatcaaataaaaaaaatgatgaaattttCATGCATGGGTCAATTTAGGCTGCATATTTAGCACAAATCAACCAAGCTTTGAAATGAACTGAATTAGCCGAATCAAAATGTGTTGCTAATATATGGTCAATCAATAAGCTCTCCAGATTTAAGCGATAGAGCACATTGTGTTTTTATAAACTAATTTTATCACCCTGCACCCTTCAAGacttaaaaagaaaaaatggaaTTCATGGCAACTTAATCATTGTGAGAAGTAATTGATCGGTTAATTACCTGTCACTATGATTCAAATAATAGCTTCACATGAAACGGAATTCCCATCATTTTTCACCAACATATCTTCAACAGTACCAAGATATTCCTAATTATGAAAAGGCAATATCGATCAGTAGGGTTTGGATTTAAAACACTGAATATGCAGATCAAACTTGAGCTCATTTCAAGTAATGGTATATACTTGGCTATCTTCAATATTAATAATTCTTTCGTAATAGTAAAAgagtttttaaaaaataaattaactaGGTTCTCTTACAGAAATGCTACTATGGCAAATTGTATCATTATTACTTGACCGGTTGATAATTAATTAATCAACTTCAAAAGGAGGGATGAACTTCAACTTCGGTTTGAATTTTAGGCTAGTAAACTGCTACGTCTTAAATGATAGTAGATGAATTGAATAACTAAATAGTATATAAATTCAAACATGAGTATATGAAAGCAACTATTTTGTGTACAAGATTCTTTGGTGGTTGCACATAAAAAATTCTTGGGACAGTTATACCTTGTTCCAAGCAGCGTCACGGGACGCCATAtggtcaatttttatttttttattttaaaaaatctaGATATGCATATAAAGATGATGGCAAAATGAATAAATTGAATGTAAATATAAAATATGATACCGCTTATAATTATTAGTAATTTATATATATGTTCACTTCTTTCAAATCTAGACACCGTTTACAAAACATTCTGCATATACATATCACTAACTTATGATTTAGATTGGTTAAGCATTTCCCAATTATATACTAAAAGTATATAGTACATAACAATGGCATCAATGAAAATTTATCATACAAATGCATGAATTCAGCGTAACTCCCATTGCTTTCTTTCCGATTAAAGAAAAATGGGAAATCAACACAAAATATCCCTAAAATGTAAAATATTTATCCTAATTTCGCTTCTTACCTAACGGGCCGAAAATATTTACCCGAGTATTCCTCGCCCACAATCTTTCCTCCATGATACAAttgcagtatatttatatatcatgatggtaccATGGAGGACTGAGAGAAGGACTAAAGCAGTCCTTCATGATGTCGTCTCAGTATATTTATGTATCACGACGGTATCACAGAGGACTGAGGAGCGTCTCATTAAAGGACTGAAGTAGTCCTCCACAATCCCAtcacagtatatgtatataagatgataGTATCGTAGAGATTTTTTTGAGAAAAGTGTGTcttttgaataaatgaacatgatacTATCTCATTATATTttataccatgttggtatcataattttgGAAGCATTTCGGTTAAATAGTTTTAGGGGTATGAAAGTAAGCGAGGTATGGACGGATAACTAGGCAGCAACATTCTTTCCCTAAAAAAAAttagtatatagtatatactaCGGAAATTGAAAATTTCAAGGTGGTCGAGTTCAACTCGTGATCAGCTCAATAACGCCAAGTCGAATTTATTTTCAAGAATAACAAACCGAGCTTACAAAATCCAGTACAAATGGCACCAGGTAGCCAGCTTTAAGGGCACCATTTAAAATATATACAGctgttaaaaatttatttaaaatGTAACCAAGCCGCTCCTCCATTTTCTTGTTCAAACATTCGGGTCTGAAGTTTTGAAGTGTCGGGGCCTAACTTTAGATCCTGAAGTTTGAAACTTCGGTTTGAAGTTGACTAAATAAATATTGATTTTTAGGTGGCtaattttttaataaatattttgtaAATTTGAACTAAATTTTAAATAGCTTCCTAAAAGCAGCTATTTTTGCACTATGTTCCAAAATCATACAAAACTTATCCCTTCAAATTGGTTGTTATTTAAATTTTGGCTTTCacaatcgaacttatgcctaatgggccataacttgtgggatattatatcatttttttgtgcggattgccctttttttggagtgatctttaaattttgcccctcatatttgtgatctttaaattatgctcctcatattgctggtgtttaatttttgccctttgcgtTGCAACCTTGAGCgttcatgaggttctgagttcgaaccccgctcaagcataaattaaaaaaaaaatgcaaggcaagatttgggtcgcgtgtatgctggacccggcatacacttgttaaggaattaccaaagttatgccggacccggcatactcatgcattatgggcagacttggcataagtatgccgggtccgacataactttggtaattccttaacaagtttatgccggatccaacatatttatgggcaaatttttagttaagccttaactaaaagtcttttcctagttatgtcttatggggcacacttttagttaaaacacaacaaaaagtatgcccataaggcataactaaaagtatgccccacaaggcggaactttttcttaaggcataactaaaaatttgccttataagacaaagtctatgtcttaaggaaaagttatgccttatggggcatacttttagttgtgtcttaactaaaagtctgcctcataaggcataactaggaaaaaacttttagttaaggtttaactaaaagtttgcccataattATGTTagacccgacataaacttgtgaaggaattaccaaagttgtactggatccggcatacttatgccaagtctaccTATAAGGCAAAAGTATGCCGGGTACGGTATAACTTTGGTAACTCCTTAACAAGtatatgccggtgggggcatagtgaaattgaaactctgccttgcgaattgtttttaaaatttttaactaagtggggattcgaacctggaacccatgggttttagccgaagggcaaaatttaaagatttcaaatatgagtggcaaaatttaaagaccaccccaaaagaagggcaattttgCGAATTTCCCATATTATATTGCggaaatataaacttatgccctGCGAAAAAGTTACTTGCCTTAAGAGACAAAAATTATAGACCAAGCACAAAagagggacaaaagtgcaaatgacccccaAATCAAACAAAACTTAAATACAAGAACAATTTGCACGACTGTCCTTATTGTGggcgtggtctttaatttttgtccttcaaattgctggtctttaattttattttttgcttaaaaaagtggccgaaaataccccgaggttctgggttcgaacttcGGCTcgcttaaaaaacaaaaaaaatcgcaAGCCAGAATTTTATAAGGCctaatttttgtaaaattccagcagagtaaataaaaaaaaaatcagccttGCAAAATTTTGCTCGGTAaacttttgccttaaggtagaattttcGCGAAGacttgccttgcgaaattgttttttttttcactgaGCTGGGGATCGTACCCAGAATCTAGAGATATTTTCGGctacttttttaagcgaaggacaaaaattaaagaccagcaatttgagggacaaaaattaaagaccagtgcctttgaagacCAATCCGGGCAAAAAATAGTTAGTAAATTCTGTAGGCacaaaaaaaaattcgcaagacagaattttgtAAGTTAATATAATCAATGAGCAGGCAattgcggaaaaaaaaaaaaaaaaggaaacaagaTCATGTAGTCAATACTCAATAGGAAGAAAAAGTATGCAATTGGCGATGAAAACCAAAACAGATCAAATGTAAGCAGTATTAACTGTACAGGCAGCAGGCACAATCATAAACGCAATGAGAATTCGATCAGAAATGAAAACAGGAAAAACATAAACAAaaggaagaaaacaaaaaaagcATATAAAAGCAGCAATGAGCATGAGATTAGGGGGGGAAAATGCGTTAAgggtagagttttgccttatgTCTGAAGGCAAAACTTTGCCTGTTCAGGTAGAGTTCAAAGCAAACTCTAAAatttgaaactctgcctgaaggtagCAAAACTCCGCTtgaaggtagagttttgcaggcaaaactgtgtcttgcgatttttttttaattttttactgaTCGGAGGTTCGAATCCTTAACCAAGAGATTTTTAGCGaaagacaaaattaaagaccaccaatttgaaatgcaaaaattaaagaccgcccccCCTATaaggccaatcgtgcaaattgcccaattACTAACAGACTTATTAATAATAttggggcaatttgcaggatttcccttcgctgggggtggtctttaatttttgtcctctgcctttgcaaattctgccttaagacagAGCAGAATTTGCAAAGGCACATTGCAAAACTTAAAAACCACTAATTTAAGGGGCAAAATCTTAAAGACTATCAATTTGAGGgtcaaaacttaaagaccaccaatttgagggacaaaacttaaagaccaccccaaatgaagaaCAATCCGCGCAAAAGAAAGATATTATTGGGCTAGCATGGAACTGAAAAAGGCCCTACTTTAGCCCAATAAAACATCAAATGATCAAAAAGTAGGCCCAAATATTAAGTCCAAATCGGAAAACAAGATAACCAAAACTCTATATTACAAAAAATGTTTCTTCTTTCACTGATAATTCGTTTCATCTTCTGAAACTTGCACCTCATAAAACATTCCGAATCGGAGCTCCGGAAACCTCTCGGGTTTGACCCGATTCATCAAACTGTATGATTTCTATTTGCATtcttattattaatattaatattttCAGTACTTGTTCCATTTTAAATAATGagttttctcaattttattctgtTTAAATATGTATATTGTTAGGGTTTGTAAGCTTCCACTAATATCTGTTAGTGCATATTTATTCAATTTAATTTACCTTCTGTTGAAAATTGGGGTAATCTGTATGTATATCATGTTATTGGATTGTAATTGATAAATGTTTATTGGATTTAATGGTAAAAGGAATaggattagttttttttttttttttttataaaaaaaactatAGACTTGTATGTTTGTGTAGGTGATAAATGAAAATATATAGTTTTAGATAATACCTAAATTGCcttcaaagaaaaaaaatagtttttttttttaatataatgaaATTAAACAATTATAAATTGCACCATCCGGGAATCGAACCCATGAGAAAAATATTTAGTATTGGAATAAAATGGCCGTATAGAAATTCATAGCGGAGACAAAACTACTATGTGATTTCTTCCctccttggtggacagagttacccgtTAATAGTAGGTACcctgtggaattagtcgaggtgcgtgaAAGCTGGACCAGATACCACGGCTATAAAGAAAAGGTCCTATAGAGGATAAAATGACAAGGTCATTTGCAATATCCTATGTTGATAGTTGACCTCCCCGATACATGGGTTGTTGGTTTTGCGATAATTGAAGGTGCTAATAGGGATGAGATAAACCTAAAATCATATAAAGGAATGTTGTCTCTAATGACCTAAAACAGCTCATAATTAATGCAGATATAGCTAAGGTTGTTTTATAATAAGTAAAAGATGTATATAGCAACCCC from Lycium barbarum isolate Lr01 chromosome 10, ASM1917538v2, whole genome shotgun sequence includes:
- the LOC132615827 gene encoding protein ASPARTIC PROTEASE IN GUARD CELL 2-like, whose product is MFVPLQKTLVLLIVLIFSTTTNATSSETKNSTHEIFNVKETIAQYLDTKTQTPYEEQEDFHHVDDENVEEQGNWKLKLIHRDKLHFSSFTYNTSKVFEGRMERDLRRVSSLIKRISGSDVYGVNEFGSDIVSGMDQGSGEYFVRIGVGSPARNQYVVLDSGSDIVWVQCQPCTKCYSQSDPVFDPSLSVSFTGVPCGSSVCDRVENSGCHAGRCKYEVMYGDGSYTKGTMAIETLTFGHTMVRNVAIGCGHSNSGMFTAAAGLLGLGGGSMSLVGQLGGQTGGAFSYCLVSRGTGSNGSLEFGRGVLPVGAAWVPLIRNPLTPSFYYIGLSGLGIGGVRVPISEDVFKITELGDGGVVMDTGTAVTRLPSEAYVAFRDAFVAETASLPRAPAVSIFDTCYDLDGFVMVRVPTVSFFLSGGQIFTLPARNFLIPVNDKGTFCFAFAPSPSGLSIIGNIQQEGIQISFDGANGFVGFGPNIC